In Pelmatolapia mariae isolate MD_Pm_ZW linkage group LG2, Pm_UMD_F_2, whole genome shotgun sequence, one DNA window encodes the following:
- the tmem129 gene encoding E3 ubiquitin-protein ligase TM129 isoform X2 yields MESPELSFTLAYIVLSFCFVFTPNEFRSAGLTIQNLFSSWLGSEDVGFIQYHVRRTSITILVHSALPLGYYMGMCVAAPEKNLVNIYQVSDNWRAFLLLSLCLQLVSWIIVFYWSRRRWHNHPISKVLQAHVQPPFSSWGSVAVSINTEFRHIDKFATGAPGARVIVTDTWVLKVTTYHIYMALQSDCHVTVTESTQHHLSPDSASPTEILTLRVDSINPAVTPFNIKLNSTEYAELREKLQAPIRNSPNVVIHQTLSELFLETFKAQVDLNQPYALPHGQELEPCIGCMQVPANAKLVTLCHEAETDDDDSDCQQCHCRPMWCLLCLGRWFASRLDEQTPETWLSSRVPCPTCRAKFCILDVCAVR; encoded by the exons ATGGAGAGCCCAGAGTTGTCGTTTACTTTGGCCTACATCGTCCTCTCCTTCTGTTTCGTGTTCACACCCAATGAGTTCCGCTCGGCCGGCCTCACCATCCAGAATCTGTTTTCGTCGTGGCTGGGCAGCGAGGACGTGGGCTTCATCCAGTATCACGTTAGAAGGACCAGCATCACCATTCTGGTTCACTCCGCGCTGCCTTTAG gttaCTACATGGGAATGTGTGTCGCTGCTCCAGAAAAAAACCTGGTTAACATTTACCAG GTTAGTGACAACTGGAGAGCGTTTCTCCTTCTGTCTCTCTGCCTCCAGTTGGTCAGTTGGATAATTGTCTTCTACTGGTCCCGGCGTCGCTGGCACAATCATCCAATCAGTAAGGTGCTGCAGGCCCATGTGCAGCCCCCTTTCTCCAGCTGGGGCTCTGTGGCAGTCAGCATCAACACCGAGTTCAGACACATAGATAAGTTTGCTACAGGAGCACCGGGAGCTAGAGTCATCGTCACTGACACCTGGGTGTTAAAG GTGACCACGTATCACATTTACATGGCCCTGCAGAGCGATTGCCACGTCACAGTGACAGAGTCCACACAGCACCACCTGAGTCCGGATTCAGCCTCGCCCACAGAGATCCTGACCCTGAGAGTTGACAGCATTAACCCTGCTGTCACACCATTCAATATCAA GCTCAACTCTACGGAGTACGCAGAGCTCCGGGAGAAGCTCCAGGCTCCCATCAGAAACTCTCCTAATGTGGTGATCCATCAAACGCTCAGTGAACTCTTTTTGGAAACGTTCAAGGCTCAGGTGGACCTCAATCAGCCGTACGCCCTCCCCCACGGACAG GAGTTAGAGCCCTGTATCGGCTGCATGCAGGTTCCAGCAAACGCCAAACTGGTCACGCTTTGCCACGAAGCAG AGACCGATGATGACGATTCAGACTGCCAGCAGTGTCACTGCAGACCCATGTGGTGTCTGTTGTGTCTGGGTCGATGGTTCGCCAGCCGTCTAGATGAGCAGACACCGGAGACGTGGTTGTCCAGCAGGGTTCCCTGCCCTACTTGTAGAGCCAAGTTCTGTATTCTGGATGTGTGCGCAGTCCGATGA
- the tmem129 gene encoding E3 ubiquitin-protein ligase TM129 isoform X1 codes for MESPELSFTLAYIVLSFCFVFTPNEFRSAGLTIQNLFSSWLGSEDVGFIQYHVRRTSITILVHSALPLGYYMGMCVAAPEKNLVNIYQVSDNWRAFLLLSLCLQLVSWIIVFYWSRRRWHNHPISKVLQAHVQPPFSSWGSVAVSINTEFRHIDKFATGAPGARVIVTDTWVLKVTTYHIYMALQSDCHVTVTESTQHHLSPDSASPTEILTLRVDSINPAVTPFNIKYVLSRQNGTSRVKTKRNQIVFPTRSRLNSTEYAELREKLQAPIRNSPNVVIHQTLSELFLETFKAQVDLNQPYALPHGQELEPCIGCMQVPANAKLVTLCHEAETDDDDSDCQQCHCRPMWCLLCLGRWFASRLDEQTPETWLSSRVPCPTCRAKFCILDVCAVR; via the exons ATGGAGAGCCCAGAGTTGTCGTTTACTTTGGCCTACATCGTCCTCTCCTTCTGTTTCGTGTTCACACCCAATGAGTTCCGCTCGGCCGGCCTCACCATCCAGAATCTGTTTTCGTCGTGGCTGGGCAGCGAGGACGTGGGCTTCATCCAGTATCACGTTAGAAGGACCAGCATCACCATTCTGGTTCACTCCGCGCTGCCTTTAG gttaCTACATGGGAATGTGTGTCGCTGCTCCAGAAAAAAACCTGGTTAACATTTACCAG GTTAGTGACAACTGGAGAGCGTTTCTCCTTCTGTCTCTCTGCCTCCAGTTGGTCAGTTGGATAATTGTCTTCTACTGGTCCCGGCGTCGCTGGCACAATCATCCAATCAGTAAGGTGCTGCAGGCCCATGTGCAGCCCCCTTTCTCCAGCTGGGGCTCTGTGGCAGTCAGCATCAACACCGAGTTCAGACACATAGATAAGTTTGCTACAGGAGCACCGGGAGCTAGAGTCATCGTCACTGACACCTGGGTGTTAAAG GTGACCACGTATCACATTTACATGGCCCTGCAGAGCGATTGCCACGTCACAGTGACAGAGTCCACACAGCACCACCTGAGTCCGGATTCAGCCTCGCCCACAGAGATCCTGACCCTGAGAGTTGACAGCATTAACCCTGCTGTCACACCATTCAATATCAAGTATGTGTTGTCTCGACAAAACGGCACATCTCGTgtcaaaacaaagagaaatcaaaTCGTCTTTCCCACTCGTTCCAGGCTCAACTCTACGGAGTACGCAGAGCTCCGGGAGAAGCTCCAGGCTCCCATCAGAAACTCTCCTAATGTGGTGATCCATCAAACGCTCAGTGAACTCTTTTTGGAAACGTTCAAGGCTCAGGTGGACCTCAATCAGCCGTACGCCCTCCCCCACGGACAG GAGTTAGAGCCCTGTATCGGCTGCATGCAGGTTCCAGCAAACGCCAAACTGGTCACGCTTTGCCACGAAGCAG AGACCGATGATGACGATTCAGACTGCCAGCAGTGTCACTGCAGACCCATGTGGTGTCTGTTGTGTCTGGGTCGATGGTTCGCCAGCCGTCTAGATGAGCAGACACCGGAGACGTGGTTGTCCAGCAGGGTTCCCTGCCCTACTTGTAGAGCCAAGTTCTGTATTCTGGATGTGTGCGCAGTCCGATGA